A DNA window from Phaeobacter sp. A36a-5a contains the following coding sequences:
- a CDS encoding MaoC family dehydratase encodes MAKTNPGRFFEDYAVGDVLHHAVPRTVSGGERALYHALYPARHALYSSDEFARGCGLAQSPLEDLAAFHMVFGKTVPDVSLNAVANLGYAEGRWHLPVYPGDTLRAESEVIGVKQNSNGKSGVVYVRTRGLNQHDDCVLDYVRWVMVRKGDLDVPAPETCIPDLARVISAEELVIPAGLDFSNYDFTLAGETHRWGDYEVGEQIDHIDGVTVEEAEHMLATRLWQNTAKVHFDTTARPDGSRLIYGGHVISMARALSFNGLANAQMIVGLNGGAHANPCTSGMTIRAWSEVLDKAETAAPGVGAIRLRLVATSGGAPFQLKGDDGKYRPEVLLDLDYWALMPR; translated from the coding sequence ATGGCCAAGACCAATCCGGGCCGGTTCTTTGAGGACTATGCCGTCGGCGACGTGCTGCATCATGCAGTGCCGCGGACGGTTTCAGGTGGGGAGCGCGCATTGTATCATGCGCTCTACCCGGCGCGACATGCGCTCTATTCCTCGGATGAATTTGCGCGCGGATGTGGTCTGGCTCAATCGCCGCTGGAGGATCTGGCGGCGTTTCACATGGTTTTTGGCAAAACCGTGCCGGATGTTTCGCTGAATGCGGTGGCGAACCTCGGTTATGCGGAGGGGCGCTGGCACCTGCCTGTTTACCCGGGCGACACCCTGCGCGCCGAGAGTGAGGTGATTGGGGTCAAGCAGAACTCAAACGGAAAGTCCGGCGTGGTCTACGTGCGGACGCGTGGCCTCAACCAACATGATGATTGCGTGCTTGACTATGTTCGCTGGGTGATGGTGCGCAAAGGCGATCTGGACGTCCCTGCGCCGGAGACCTGCATTCCGGACCTGGCCAGGGTGATCTCTGCTGAGGAGCTGGTCATTCCTGCCGGGCTGGATTTTTCCAACTATGATTTCACGCTGGCAGGCGAGACGCATCGCTGGGGCGACTATGAGGTTGGCGAGCAGATAGACCATATTGACGGGGTCACTGTTGAAGAGGCTGAGCACATGCTGGCCACGCGCCTGTGGCAGAACACGGCCAAAGTGCATTTCGACACCACCGCGCGGCCTGATGGCTCACGATTGATTTATGGTGGTCATGTGATTTCCATGGCGCGGGCGCTGTCGTTCAACGGCCTTGCCAATGCACAGATGATCGTGGGGCTGAATGGAGGCGCCCACGCAAACCCCTGCACGTCCGGCATGACCATTCGCGCCTGGTCGGAGGTTCTGGACAAGGCGGAAACCGCGGCTCCCGGGGTTGGGGCAATCCGGTTACGTCTGGTTGCGACGAGTGGCGGTGCTCCGTTCCAGCTCAAGGGGGATGACGGCAAATATCGGCCCGAGGTCCTGTTGGATCTGGACTATTGGGCGCTGATGCCACGATGA